The Pseudomonas sp. IAC-BECa141 genome contains the following window.
GGGTCAGGGCCGGCATTTTCAGCTCGGGCATGGTCACCAGGATGCCGATCGCCAGGGCGACGATGGTACCGATCTTGAGGAAGGTGGAGAGGTAGTCACGCGGGGCAAGGATCAGCCACACCGGAAGAACGGCGGCGACGAAGCCATAACCGATCAGCATCCAGGTGATTTGCACGCCGGTGAAGCTGAAGGCCTTGGCCCAGACCGGATCGGCGGCAATCTGCCCGCCCAGCCAGATAGAACCGAGCAGCAGCAAAACACCGATGACCGAAATCTCGCCGATGCGGCCCGGACGGATGTAGCGCATGTAGATGCCCATGAACATCGCGATCGGGATGGTCGCCATCACGGTGAAGATGCCCCACGGGCTCTCCGCCAAGGCTTTCACCACGATCAGCGCCAGCACCGCGAGGATGATGATCATGATCAGGAAGCAGCCGAACAGGGCGATGGTACCGGGGATGCGGCCCATTTCTTCACGCACCATGTCGCCCAGGGAACGGCCGTTGCGACGGGTGGACATGAACAGGACCATGAAGTCCTGCACCGCGCCCGCCAGCACCACGCCGGCGATCAGCCACAGCGTACCGGGCAGATAGCCCATCTGCGCCGCCAGTACCGGGCCGACCAGCGGCCCCGCGCCGGCGATGGCCGCAAAGTGGTGACCGAAGAGAATGTGTTTGTTGGTCGGAACGTAGTCCAGACCGTCATTGTTGAGCACGGCGGGGGTGGCCCGACGCGGATCGAGCTGCATCACATTGTTAGCGATGAACAGACTGTAGTAACGATACGCAACCAGATAGATGGCCACGGCGGCGACCACAATCCACAAGGCGTTGATCGCCTCGCCTCGGCGCAATGCCACTACGCCCAGGGCGCACGCTCCTACGATTGCCAGCAGCAGCCAGGGTAAGTGGCGTAGCAGGCTATTATTATTTTTCATTTTATTATTCCAGCCAGGGTGGACAAGAAAGACAGCCACCCCGAGTTTAGCGCTACTGGCGGCAAAGGCCATACCCCGACATTGGTCTGACGCCCCGCCGTACTGGCAGCGCTCGATGAGGCGGGTCTATAGTCAGCGTACTTTCAAGAGGATTGCGCCATGAGCGAGCGTCGCCGCTTCAAACGTATTGCGTTCGATGCCAAGACCGAATTGAGCCAGGGCGAGTACATCTGGCCGGTGAAATTGATCGACCTGTCGCTCAAGGGCCTATTGATCGAAAAACCGGAACCGTGGCTGGGGGATGAAACGCAGGACTTTAACGTCGACATTCATTTGAGCAACGACATCGACATTCAGATGGATGTGCAACTGGCGCACGACGATCATGGCCAACTGGGTTTCCAGTGCCGGCACATCAGCCTGGAATCGATCCAGCGCCTGCGACGCCTGATCGAACTCAACCTCGGGGATGAGGCCGAGCTCGAACGGGAGCTTGGCGCGTTGATGGAGCTCTGATTACTCGAACAACGAGTCCAGCGCCTGCTCCAGCCGCGTCACCGCTATGATCTGCAACCCTGCCGGCGCTTCCTTCGGCGCGTTGCCCTTGGGCACGATCGCGCGCTTGAAACCGTGCTTGGCGGCCTCCTTCAGACGCTCCTGACCGCTCGGCACCGGGCGCACTTCGCCGGACAGACCGACTTCACCGAACACCAGCAAGTCGTGGGGCAGCGGACGATTACGCAGGCTCGACATGACGGCGGCCATCAACGCCAGGTCGGAGGCGGTTTCCAGTACTTTCACCCCGCCGACCACGTTGAGGAACACGTCCTGATCGTGGGTCGGAATGCCGCCATGACGATGCAGAACAGCCAACAACATCGCCAGACGATTCTGGTCCAGACCCAGGGTGACTCGACGCGGGTTGGCCAAGTGACTGTCATCCACCAGCGCCTGGACTTCCACCAGCATCGGCCGGGTGCCTTCCCACGTCGCCATGACCACGCTGCCCGGGACTTCTTCCTGAGCACGTGTGAGAAAAATCGCCGAAGGGTTGGAGACTTCTTTCAGGCCCTTGTCGGTCATGCCGAATACGCCGAGTTCATTGACCGCGCCGAAACGGTTTTTCACCGCCCGCAGCAAACGCAACCGACCGTCGGATTCGCCTTCGAAATACAGCACGGTGTCGACCATATGCTCCAGAACGCGCGGCCCTGCGAGCGCGCCTTCCTTGGTCACGTGGCCGACCAGGAAAATCGCCGTACCGCTTTGCTTGGCGTACCGCACCAGCAGTGCCGCACTTTCGCGCACCTGGGACACGCCACCCGGTGCCGATTGCAGTTGTTCGGTGAAGATCGTCTGGATCGAGTCGATCACCATCACCTTGGGCTTTTCCTGGCGGGCGGTGGCGATGATGGTTTCGATGCAGGTTTCGGTCATGACCCGCAATTGATCCTGGGGCAGGCCCAGGCGACGGGCGCGCATGGCAACCTGTTGTTGGGATTCTTCGCCGGTGACATACAGCGCCGGCATGTTCTTGGCGAGGTTGCACAGGGTCTGTAACAGAATCGTCGATTTGCCGATGCCAGGATCACCGCCGATCAGTACCACCGAACCGTCCACCAGGCCACCGCCGAGCACTCGGTCGAGTTCGCCGGAGGCTGTGGAAAAACGTGGAATTTCTTCGATGCTGACTTCGGCCAGGGTCTTGATCTGGGCCTGCTGCCCGGCCCAGCCGGTGCGCCCGCTCGGAGCGGCGGCACCGCCGCTCTCGACCATGGTTTCGGTCAGGGTATTCCAGGCGCCGCATTCGCCGCACTGCCCGGCCCACTTGGGAAAGGTTGCGCCGCACTCGGTGCAGCCGTACATGCGCTTGGCCTTGGCCATCTGAACCCCCGGCAAAAACCGCGATGATAACGCAGCCATCACCCATCAGCGCGGCGCACCGGGACAGATTTCTCCGCCGGCCAGACGCGCGACGGTGCTGCCGGTCAATTGCCGGAAATTGAAAGATCTCGCCGTCACTCGACCAACTCAAGAGAATCGAAATCAAACTTGGACAAATCTTGCGAATTCAAAAATTGAATGTACAAGTTCTATTTGAAAGTTTTCCTTGTAAATATTTGTTACCAATTGTCAGTCACACTTCTGTAATTCCGGCCCTCAACTTGCACAACTTGTTGCGGATGCCCTGCAAACTTTTCCAGTGAAACTTCAAATAGTGTAAATCGCCTTTGTTATTGACCAACCTGTAGGCATGCACACTGTTCCCGTCCACCTCCCGATAACGGGCTGGTGCCCCTGAGTTGGAATACAACTGGATCAATGTGCGGGTGGTTTCGGTACATGGGAGAAGAAGTCGCCGACCGCCAGACCGTTGTCACGGGCAGCGGTGTAGCGTTCACGGAAAAGGTCAATAAGCTGGCGACCAATACACCAACGCTGCGCGGAATAAACCCCTGAATAAAGTGTGGAATTAACTTCAGATTCCTTTGTTTTTGAGGCGCATCCAGGTTCGCCAGACACAGGCCAGGAGCTCGGTTCGCCACACCTGAGAAAGATCGCTACGCCGTGATTGAACGTTTTTTCTTCAGGATCAGCCGCTTGCAGCGTATTCCGCGCGCGATTGGTGGCACTTTGCAAACTAATCGAGAATTGATGTGTCGATAAAAACGGGCTTTGTAAGAAGGTGTTACGCGCAGGACGCGTTATGCTGATTTACACTGCGTACACCAAACTCATCTGTAACAAGGAAATAACTATGGGCGTGCTCAGCGAGTTCAAGGCCTTCGCGGTCAAAGGCAATGTGGTCGACATGGCCGTTGGTATCATCATCGGCGCAGCCTTTGGCAAGATCGTTTCGTCGTTCGTCGGCGATGTAATCATGCCGCCAATCGGCCTGCTGATCGGCGGGGTGGATTTCAGTGACCTGGCCATTACGCTGAAAGCCGCCGAGGGCAGTGCCCCTGCGGTGGTGCTGGCTTACGGTAAATTCATCCAGAGCGTTCTTGATTTCGTGATCGTCGCCTTCGCGATTTTCATGGGCGTCAAAGTCATCAATCGCTTGAAGCGCGAAGAAGCCGTGGCGCCTACCTTGCCGCCGGTACCGACCAAGGAAGAAGAACTGCTGGGCGAGATCCGCGATCTGCTGAAGGCCCAGAACAACCGGCCTTGAAGACTGAAACGGCGCCTGAGGGCGCCGTTTTCTTTACCAGTAGTTTTCCACCGCTACCTGCCCCGGTCGCCGAGTCAGGCTCAAGGCCATGCCGCGTTGCTTGAGCAGGGCCCGGGTGTCATCGATCATCTGTGGATTACCGCAGAGCATGACTCGCGAATGCGCCGGCGTCAGCTCGACGCCTGCCATCCTCTCCAGCTCGCCATTTTCGATCAGCGTGGTGATGCGCCCGTTTAGAGCGCCGGCATACGGTTCACGGGTGACCACCGGAATAAACTG
Protein-coding sequences here:
- a CDS encoding PilZ domain-containing protein, with the translated sequence MSERRRFKRIAFDAKTELSQGEYIWPVKLIDLSLKGLLIEKPEPWLGDETQDFNVDIHLSNDIDIQMDVQLAHDDHGQLGFQCRHISLESIQRLRRLIELNLGDEAELERELGALMEL
- the radA gene encoding DNA repair protein RadA yields the protein MAKAKRMYGCTECGATFPKWAGQCGECGAWNTLTETMVESGGAAAPSGRTGWAGQQAQIKTLAEVSIEEIPRFSTASGELDRVLGGGLVDGSVVLIGGDPGIGKSTILLQTLCNLAKNMPALYVTGEESQQQVAMRARRLGLPQDQLRVMTETCIETIIATARQEKPKVMVIDSIQTIFTEQLQSAPGGVSQVRESAALLVRYAKQSGTAIFLVGHVTKEGALAGPRVLEHMVDTVLYFEGESDGRLRLLRAVKNRFGAVNELGVFGMTDKGLKEVSNPSAIFLTRAQEEVPGSVVMATWEGTRPMLVEVQALVDDSHLANPRRVTLGLDQNRLAMLLAVLHRHGGIPTHDQDVFLNVVGGVKVLETASDLALMAAVMSSLRNRPLPHDLLVFGEVGLSGEVRPVPSGQERLKEAAKHGFKRAIVPKGNAPKEAPAGLQIIAVTRLEQALDSLFE
- the mscL gene encoding large-conductance mechanosensitive channel protein MscL, with product MGVLSEFKAFAVKGNVVDMAVGIIIGAAFGKIVSSFVGDVIMPPIGLLIGGVDFSDLAITLKAAEGSAPAVVLAYGKFIQSVLDFVIVAFAIFMGVKVINRLKREEAVAPTLPPVPTKEEELLGEIRDLLKAQNNRP